A section of the Flavobacterium ardleyense genome encodes:
- a CDS encoding IMPACT family protein has protein sequence MEEIDTYNTIEFEAEPILFKEKNSKFFGYAFPIENEDDVKAHLEILRKKHPTAGHFCYAYQTGTDTKYFRANDDGEPSNSAGMPIYGQIQSFDVTNILIVVARIFGGTKLGVGGLISAYKTAAQLVLENSEIVQKTIDIHFLLSFDYAVINKVMRIIKEKRLDVISQTMEMRCLIEIATRKKNAEQVLESFQSLHEVELKIKE, from the coding sequence TTGGAAGAAATAGATACTTACAATACCATTGAGTTTGAAGCCGAGCCAATATTATTCAAAGAGAAAAACAGCAAATTCTTCGGCTATGCATTTCCAATCGAAAATGAGGACGATGTAAAAGCGCATCTCGAAATTCTACGCAAGAAACATCCAACTGCAGGGCATTTCTGTTACGCTTATCAAACTGGTACCGACACCAAATACTTTCGTGCAAACGACGACGGCGAACCTAGTAATTCAGCAGGAATGCCTATTTATGGTCAAATTCAGTCATTTGACGTAACTAACATTCTAATTGTGGTAGCAAGAATTTTTGGCGGAACAAAGTTGGGGGTTGGCGGACTTATCTCTGCTTATAAAACGGCGGCTCAACTAGTTTTAGAAAATTCCGAAATCGTCCAAAAGACAATTGATATACATTTCCTACTTTCCTTTGACTATGCGGTCATTAACAAAGTAATGCGTATTATTAAAGAAAAGCGATTGGATGTTATTTCTCAAACGATGGAAATGCGCTGTTTAATCGAAATAGCAACGCGCAAAAAGAATGCTGAGCAAGTTTTAGAGAGTTTCCAATCGTTGCACGAAGTTGAATTAAAAATAAAGGAATAA